The following nucleotide sequence is from Solea senegalensis isolate Sse05_10M linkage group LG19, IFAPA_SoseM_1, whole genome shotgun sequence.
TGATGGACATCATTAATTGATTATAAGAAGTTGTACAGTTAATGTGTTTATTCTATTACAAAATAGACAAACGTTTCATCAGCGattgcatcttgaagctgctctcGTTATCTAAACACACTGTAAACCTGCATTCTTTCcactagctctcatgtgctggagtttACAATATTCAACGAATAATCCATATGATTGTGTTTAATGCAGCTGAGGTGGTGTagttgtgtttgtacagtgctCAGAGACAGGAGCTTTCAGATTCtcatctatctataaattctaggaacgtttgtgtgtgtgtgtgtgtgttactcgtGTATCTCTCGATTAATTTCAAACGTAACAGGTGTCTTGTTACGGGCATGAGTAAGTGCAGTGCCaagtttgacgttgtttggatcaAGTCATGCAAAAGATATCGTTAAATAAATCGCTAAAACAAGCGATCACTGGCTCTCgccgctctactgtagccacgccccctctcactcacacagcactgtgagtgagagggggcgCTGTGAAGCTGAGGCAGACAACCAAACCACAGACTGTTCAGCCCACTCTCctccaggaggcgctacaggtGTCTGCAGGTTCAGAGGAAGTTTCCTTCCCGCTTATTCAATAAAATctaaactttttaaactttttccAAAGGTTTAAAGCTGTGATTCTCTGGAGAAGAACAGCTTGGTTTGGTCCACGAGTAAGAGTAAAGTGATGAGGCAATAGAGAAACAGTGAATAtctcctgctgctgtctctgctggaTTACACAGCATAACtgcatctgtatgtgtgtgtgtgtgtgttgtcaggtaTGATTCTGCTGCTGGTCGTCATGGTGATCATccgctgcttctgctgctgctgctgctgctgcgacgaTCACAAGGTCAGCTACACTCTGTCACTCATTAACTTTAATCTGGTTACACATTTCCACTTCCTTATCGtcagttatggttaaggttagtgtcagagttaggccagtagtagttatggttaagcttagatgtgtatatatacacatatatatgtatgtgtgtatatatacatacacacacatacacacaggtacATTTTCATGCCACCCTCCGTCCTGACTCAACACTTCTTTGACACAGTGTGAGACCTGTGCTTGAGGGTTTGTTTCCACTGCTTCTTTTCTGGTGAAACAGTCTTGTGACACAGTAGTgtctcatttgtatttgtagaCATGGTGCTGCAAGCAGATATCAGTGTAGTGGTTGACTGTTCTTGTTTTCTCGTCAGCAGCCTCGGCGGCAGAAGGTTGGTGTGGAGAACATGGCTCTGGAGCCCTGATAGCTCAAGCTCTGCACAGatgactgaagaagaagaagaagaagaagaagaagaagaagaagattgtgCCAATCATTAGTCTGTTAACATGAAGATGAATTGTTGTTCACCTGCACCTTATGACCGAGTGACAAAACTGTAACTCACTGATGTTGTTGACTTGTCACCATGTGACGGTTGTTGCTAGGATACAGCAGAGAGAGGATACAGCGCTTGTCCCTGTGGATTTTAATAGAACTtcctgtatgtatttttttaaagggatgCTCATGTTTTCATCAGAAGCTTAAATTCAAATCTATATGGAGTAAAAATCTGTCTTTATTCCTTCACTCATGGCTCTTTTCCATCACACACTTTGGTATGAGAcacattgttttccatgactcctcctcaatgtgggcggggtcagcattgcacagctgcacaaacctgctGTGACGTGGTttatatgtgacacaaacactcattAGACTCAGATTAAAAGATGTTGACAGAATAGCTGTCTCTGATACACCAGACAATTGCTTTGATAAACGATGGAGatgaacacacattttcaggacTTTAACTTTGATCAACAgctggacattgttggctttgacgtcgcactcatgactcttcagtgacgacactctctggcCAATCAGAGAccggcagtctgatgatgtcTGTAGTGGCTAAGCCCCAGCTTAAAGCCACTGAGGGGCTATAGGACAGGCTAAACTTAATAATACGCTGGATACACTTACTGGCAAGTCCAATGAAGTCCAGTCCACACACTTGATTtgcttaaaggggacatattatgcaaaatcaactttttaaccatttcaatacttatatttgggactctggaggccctaccagtcgccaaagtgtggaaaaacaatactcagtcatgttttcatggtcccccttagtgtaagtataggcgataaaacactccatgttgaattccctgcacttatgacggcagcatgcgcatttcaccgtgaatgttaccgccccaccagtaagtttacttggagagctccaccttagctccaccttgtccctgcgaaagtgcaggcgagggaggaagagcggtattatgtcaacgcggagggacaagtgtgctgttggtggctgcacagtggagcacagtgttttacagaggattttatatatgaagctaatgtgccggataaagtcagcaaacgtgtgttcgtgtgttcgcaccacttcacatcagactgcggccagcggtcgccgtatttagtcagcaacGTACAAACACGAAATAGggaaattatttatactaataattatacattacattacattacatgtcatttagcagacacttttatccaaagcgcatttaaacatttgggtacaaataagagctagaagtaagtaagagcttcaagtaaaccaaactatgaagtgctagtcataagtgcgatgtatacgttttttgtttgtttttttttgttttttttctcattgtcgtcttagtcgaggtagagtcggaagaaatgtgtttttagtcggcggcggaagatgtggaggctttccgctgtacGGATGTCgattgggagcgaggacagtgaacagtcttgagttctgtaCATCAAAGTACAtcaaagaacattatcaccaaaataaaatataataaaaaataagacacaaataaatacaaaactaaactaattagtaaaaattcaaaaagatttttttaaagagatcattgttttgatgtaacaagggttagtgCCTCTGATTGATatgagatagatgattgatttgctgtcacctgcattcacttactgtaatagggtcctcgtctccattgaattgcttgatttgctaaatgattctagataaataatcaatagatctgtcatatgattatttcctatagaatgataaccaacattgcatttcttcatgtaataatctaccatcaattgtatgataaatgtgatgagtcatgtaaaatactttgattaaatgtagcctattattatcaaaaatgtagacaaggcaactttatatagcacattttagcacaaggtgattcaaagtgctttacataaaataaaatgaaaacacaacaattcaatatatagcatgtgggacaaaatacagcatgtaaaaatgacaggcttaaatgaaaatgatatcaattctatacaattggccatgcaggaaataaatgaaagctatcccatcgatttgcataacaatcagttgatgaatgtgatgaatatcactttctaacattactactagggctgccaaatgatcaaatatggagaatttcacataaattgcagtgaaacaataatgttattttaattatgttcatatgaatgttacttattagggctgtctttttgttctttggggattttccttttcattttaggggtttggttgcattaatagatccacataattgattagtttaaaacaaaaaccatcaggaaatcaattggtagattattgtctacatatattttgtccctttgatggaggatttataaaacatgatgacactgaaatacttcattttctttgtcacttacacattcagcctgtcggcaatattctgccacgccacatccctcgctttattgattgccgctgtattgcccttctttcagattatgtggctgtaatcctcatatacctccatgaggagaacatctctgcacgctcttttcctttgcttttcggcatttttgacagttatcgcgctcgactagaatgggctttttattttccctgtgggcgtgcacaagttgaggcttaacaggtgaggcttgactaagcgtcaggtggagccagctgatttcacttgatggaacgacttggagctagattgggaggtggagcttagtcaagcttcaagcttacacctaagtctggcaattcttagctacgttgatggaatacccccctggttCTATCTGACTGACGACGACAGTCTGCCTCCATGTCTGCTtctattctgaagtcacgttaaatcacaaAAGTTTCTGcaagatcccaaatccctggactTGGATTGATTAAACCATGGAAGTCCTGCTGGTGCCTGGATAAATGTCGGTAAGTGTCAACTTATTCATATGCTGTGTTAATACAGCCCACATTAACGCAGGTGTGTtactgacctctgacctaaAAGCAGGGAATTATCCATGTGAAACAGTCACTCAGATTCTgtaggagagacagagagaccgagagacagagagaggtgagggGTTGTGGGACGGAACCTTGCCATTATGACAAGTCTGTACGTCTACTTGTCTTAAGTCAGCATATATCACTAAATatccaacctccacacacacacacaaaactataTTTTAGAGACGGCCCCAAAAtctcacaaatcatgtttccagggAGCTCATGTCTCATTGGGGGGGTGAGACCCTCCTGACACCCCCATAGTTCACACCATGGTTACTTCATCAGCCCAAGGACTTTCTGTGATATAAACACTTTTATGATGAATATATGATGATGTGGAcaagactgtgactgtgtgtgttactgtaggcTCATCATCACTGCAGACACTCTGTACTGTAGTTAAATGTTCCTGTCATTGAACACATCATGAtgatgcagctggaaacactttAACTTTAGTGTGGTTTAGAAGTGACTTTTAGAATCTCCCAGACGaaatcttaatgtttgacaATGTTCATGAAATAGTGTTGAGCAAAATGTTTCATGTAAAATAGAGTGAAAAAAGTGAGTCAGTTTGAACATGGACACTTTTATAATGATGGTTttctcatcttcagtttgtgtcttcAGATTCCAGCTGAATAaagatcaaatcaaatgtaacataatggTAGGACTGCAGCATTATCATCGTTAATGAAAGGATGCATGAGTgaattacactgtataaaatgtaatagtgttcatttattgactcctctcttcacataaatgtcacatgttcatATTTCTGCTAACTGGATTCAAaaggctgtgctctttgtttacctgttgccatggagaatcgtagtatcagagctccattgatgatggcttttttcattcccaacacacacactcaactcaGAGTGaactgaactaatgctgatcagctgaaCTCAAGAGTTTCACAGCtcagagttaaggttttaactcagagtttgttgaacctgctctCTGAAACTCTCTGATGTCACAGGGTCAGGGGTCAGCACCGAGGCTCCTGTCACAGAATCATGAAGAGAGACTGATCATCATAGAATATTTTATTGCACAGATCACTTATTTCCACAATTaaatatctatagatatataaatatctatatatatatttatatgatagACAGATTCTCAGAATAACACTTTTTGCTTGTGTCAGTGGATTAGTGTTTTGATTCAACATGGACTCgacaaagtgcaaaaaaagacaaaaatatgacatacacaacacaaacataaacaatcaTCAACACAACCGGCAGCTTAATGGTGACTGGTTTTCGTTGACCCTCTCAGAACCCACAGTGGGAGCTTTTGACAACACTTCACTGTTTacaccacaaacacatcacaacaacatGACTGCACTGTGATCCAGTCCTGTGTGTCATCTGTATTACTGTGTATATCTGAATGAAAGTCTAATGAATGTCATTTTAGTTTCAACAAAGatgacatgaatgaaaacaaagggTTTTTTCCAAACTCCTGAGCAGCATTTGTGAAAACTCTGAAGTGTTGGATTTGAGTAAGTGCTGTTTCCACATTTATTCACGGTCCActgctttaacctccacatCAGGGGGTGAAAGTTCAGCTCAGGTCGCCAGAGACAAAACCATGGTCAGTttagtgtccagttaacctcacACAcgaggaaaacatgcaaactcaacagAGCCATGATTGTGAACTCCCATTTCAAGAGACTCATTCAAGAAAATCCAATGACGTCAACGTGAGTGTCTTTAAAAAGGTGCGGAAGAACATGCAATGGAAACATCAAGTATTGTAAAATAAACTCCCACTATGAGCTTGTGTCAGTCTTCTAACCCTGAGTACACAGTACACATCAGCTCAGACCACAACTTTAGGATCAATACTTAGTATTACGTAGCATGAATGTAAACCAAACAAAGATAAAGAGATACAGTTCTTGATGGACGTTGGTCACTAGGTCCACACCACTGGCAAATATTCATATCTGGTGAGGTTTGATTGGCTCCGTCTCCTCAtcatggttagggttagacggAACCATTCaatgacaaacaaatacataacaAATACACAACTAACAATGAACTAACTTTCAGGATGTCCCttatactatactgtgtgtgtgtgtgtgtgtgtgcgtgtgtgtgcgcgtgcgtgtgtgtgcggaTCAGAAAGGTCTGTAGTTCCAGAAACTGGAAAAGACTGaaatctgaaaaaacaaaaaaaagtttgtattagTCCAGATTAACGAGCAAACATCCAATAATACTCTGTTCATTTCAGTGCAGGAGATTACAATGTGTGTCATTACCTTTATAACAGTGTGATGACATCATAATGACATCAGAACagtgtgatgacatcatgatgACATTATCAGGacatcatgatgacatcatcaggacatcatgatgacatcatcaggacatcatgatgacatcatctgaacagtgtgatgacatcatcagaacaTCATGACACCATCAGACCgtcatgatgacatcatcagaacagtgtgatgacatcatcagaacatcatgatgacatcatcagaacagtgtgatgacatcatcagaacaTCATGATGACATAATCAGAAcagtgtgatgacatcatcagaacaTGATGACATTATCAGAAcagtgtgatgacatcatcagaacaGTGTGATGACATCTTCAGAacatcatgatgacatcatcagaacaTCATGACACCATCAGACcatcatgatgacatcatcagaacaGTGTGATGACACCATCAGAACATCATGACGACATCATCAGAAcagtgtgatgacatcatcagaacaGTGTGCGACATCATCAGAAcagtgtgatgacatcatcagaacatcatgatgacatcatcagaacatcatgatgacatcatcagaacagtgtgacatcatcagaacatcatgatgacatcatcagaacaGTGTGACATCACATCAGAACAGTGTGACGACATCATCAGAAcagtgtgatgacatcatcagaacaGTGACGACATCATCAGAACAGTGTGATGATCAGAAcagtgtgatgacatcatcagaatgtgatgacatcatgtgtgacatcatcagaacaGTGTGTGCATCATCAGAACAGTGTGATGACATCAGAACAGTGTGACGACATCATCAGAAcagtgtgatgacatcatcagaacaGTGTGACGACATCATCAGAAcagtgtgatgacatcatcagaagAGTGTGATGACATCACCAGAACAggacttcacacaaacacaatgatctttattatattatcatatacAATAAATGACAAGGTCACTTTGttaatgatgtcatcatgatTGGCTTCTAAGCAGCTTCATTGATTAAACAATGATAggattatttttaatctcatgGTTTACAGTGAAACATCTGTTACTGAACACAAACAGCTGTATTTGGTCGTTTATATTTTCATACATTCAGAAGTATTTTTGTCCACTgatataattaatattatttttcacaGTTCCTTCCTGATGTAGAGCAGATGTTTAAAGTTTAATCAGAAAACAGAATAAACTTTCACATGTAAAGCAGGTCAAACAGAAACTAATGCTACTTCATCTCAGCTCACTCTCTGGTTCCCTCTACAGGTTAAACATGGTACAGTTCGTTCTGACAACCCTGAAGCTTCTGTTAgaaaacatgactgtgtgtttgtcctgaactacaatgcaggtgatgcagacctgCACAGACCTGCTGAGACCTGATCAGACCAGCACAGACCTGTACAGACCTGTACAGACCAGCACAGACATGCTGAGACCTGCACAGACCTGCTGAGACCTGCACAGACATGCTGAGACCTGCTCAGACCTGCACAGACATGCTGAGACCTGCTCAGACCTGCACAGACCGGCTCAGAGTGGAATCTTGGGTCTTTTTAAGGTAACATTAGTGATTAAATCTTATGATATTGGTggaaaacattgacattttcttttagtggtctaaaaggaaaaaaggggtTTAAATGTCCATGTCATGAGGGGATAAAGGGGACTGCATAGAGTCAGCTTAGAACAGTGAATGTGAAGAGTTGTCGTGCACCTTGTCTTTGAGCTGCTGACACAGCTGCAGGGAGATGGTGAAGAACACCAGCGTGTCACTGAGCCAGGGAACCACACACTCCACCTTGTGAACATGGCTCACTTCGAAGCGGTTGTTGTTGAGCTCGCTGTGGGAGAAGGTATTCCAGAGAAGAGACAGCACTGAGGAATGACAGCTGTGGAATGCTCTACTCTTCACATGTTTCTGCAGAGatggtttgttttcagtgtttttagcaATTTTATCCTCTGCTTTTAACACTATTCACTACGAGATTGTAGTCAATGGCTAAATAATCTAATCCATTTATAAGAAGAAACAacttgtctgctgtgaaaatgatCTGCTGGCTTCTCTGGTTTAACagcacattcaaacatttacaaTTAAAAGCTTCAACATCTTACAACATGGCTCCAGGGTTGTGCAGCACTGAACTTCCTGCTGGCTTAAAGTTCTGTTGAAATGGAGACAAACCAACATCAGTCACATGGAgctgtgtgtaacagtgtgtaaCTCAGTGTGTAACTCAGTTTGTAACtcagtgtgtaacagtgtgtaaCTCAGTGTGTAACGATGTGTAACAGTGTGCAACTCAGTGTGTAACTCAGTGTGTAACAacttgtgtaactgtgtgtatgtgttgtgtgtaacaGTACCGATGTGTAACAGTGTGCAACTCAGTGTGTAACAGTATTTAACTCTGTGTGTAAGGATGTGTAACTCAGTGTGTAACTCAGTGTTTAACTCAGTGTTAACTCAGTGTGCAACTCAATGTTTAACTCAGTGTGTAACTcagtgtgtaacagtgtttAACTTGGTGTAACAGTGTTAACGTGTAACAGTGTGCAACGAGTGTGTaactccagtgtgtaacagtaTTTAACGaaactgtaagtgtgtgttgtgtaacagtgtgttgtgtgtaacagtgtgtaaCAACACTAATGTGTAACAACAGTGTGCAACTCAGTGTGCAACTTGTAACAGTGTGTAACTGTAACAATGTGTAACAGTGTGCAACTCAGTGTGTAACTCAGTATGTAACAGTGTGTAACTcagtgtgtaacagtgtttAACTCGATGTGTAACGATGCGTAACAGTGTGCAACTcaatgtgtaactgtgtgtaacgatgtgtaactgtgtgtaactcaatgtgtaactgtgtgtaacgatgtgtaacagtgtgtaaCTCAATGTGTAACTcaatgtgtaactgtgtgtaacgatgtgtaacagtgtgtaaCTCAGTGTGTAACTCAGTGTCTAACCTTGGTGGTGTTTGGTGGCAGCACATGAAGCTGGTAGACAGTCAGACACAGTTTGCTGAGGTTGATGTAAAAGTTCACCATCACATCTCCAGGCATGGGAGGagtgaacattttctgtaaGAGAGTGTTAGACGATTATTAGACGAGTATTAGACGAGTGTTAGACGAGTGTTAGACAAGTATTAGACGAGTGTTAGACGGGTATTAGACGAGTGTCAGACAAGTATCAGACGAGTGATGTTTTATCAGCTGACTgtggtgggtggagccagtctagctccaccctgaccaaaccataccattttactctggtaccccgaGGGAAGGGTGCCATAAAAAGGTGGGGGCTGGTTATTGTGGTAAAAAAGAATACGCAACAGTGTTACTTACAGTGTTTTTTACCACAAAAAAGaattttttaccttttttagcCCCCACCAAACTGAAGCGTTCCACTCTCtgaactgtcctcatgtcctccacaAGATCCATGAACCTGCTCTTctgcttttcctcctgcctggcagctccatcttctaCATCCTTTGCCCAGTATAAtcactctctctgctgcacGTGagcaaaccatctcaaccttgactctctgaCTTTATCTCTAAACCTGAGCTGTCAATTACGTAATTATCTCAAATATGTCACCTGTCTCCCTATCATACATGACGGCAGCTCTCATCACCGGTCTCACTGTCATATATGATGGCAGCTCTCACCACCATGGCCACATGTGTGTGCTcggtgaaacaggaagtggacacAAACAAAGTAACCACCATTCATTCTGTTTACCATCAGACCACTGGTAGCCAGCTCAGGCAGGGTCATGGAGGCCGGGGTGGTGAGCCGGTTTCGTGCTCGCGTCAGCTGCAGCATCACTGCATCCatgagctacagcagcaaaaacatcaGGTTAGTAACAGAGAGCGGTCTGGACCCAGCTGCCCTGAGGTGGGACTGACCTTATTGACCTCGGCCCCCGTCTGGAAGTGGTAGGTGTCGTCACGGCTggtgagcagctgcagagccTGGTTCACGTGGTTCCTGGCATCCTGGATCTGGACAAGACCAGAGGGAGGTGAGACAGtaatgaatgagtgtgtttaATGAactctcttcactcttcactcctTGTACGGCCTGGTCATGTTTATCATTTTGTCTCCATGTTAACAGATGAGTGTGTTCACATTGCACACGCTTCACTTTCATCTGCTTCACAGTTTCAGCGTCTCGCCCCAGGATGCACCATATTATTGGCACAATGTCGCTTTTCAGCAAATattagctttaaaatgtattcacttACATACAACTGTAGGCTAAATCAGCAGCTACCTCCAACATCTGCCTGCGTGTTCATGA
It contains:
- the smim22 gene encoding small integral membrane protein 22 isoform X2, with amino-acid sequence MDRTLQDDFENQFNDVISRFESKHFFQSDWDIASFAVFFIFIGMILLLVVMVIIRCFCCCCCCCDDHKPRRQKVGVENMALEP
- the smim22 gene encoding small integral membrane protein 22 isoform X1 — encoded protein: MDRTLQDDFENQFNDVISRFESKHFFQSDWDIASFAVFFIFIGMILLLVVMVIIRCFCCCCCCCDDHKQPRRQKVGVENMALEP
- the rogdi gene encoding protein rogdi homolog isoform X2 gives rise to the protein MLNPQRSLSELPKMSAASQVERAVLEEEFNWLLKEEVHSVLKQLQDVLKEASRRFSMPTPGLESQLRQENFILGSSTMDQVKGVLTLQGEALTQADINLKVAKSSQVLHFQFREDKQWKLQQIQDARNHVNQALQLLTSRDDTYHFQTGAEVNKLMDAVMLQLTRARNRLTTPASMTLPELATSGLMKMFTPPMPGDVMVNFYINLSKLCLTVYQLHVLPPNTTKNFKPAGSSVLHNPGAMFELNNNRFEVSHVHKVECVVPWLSDTLVFFTISLQLCQQLKDKISVFSSFWNYRPF
- the rogdi gene encoding protein rogdi homolog isoform X1, producing the protein MLNPQRSLSELPKMSAASQVERAVLEEEFNWLLKEEVHSVLKQLQDVLKQEASRRFSMPTPGLESQLRQENFILGSSTMDQVKGVLTLQGEALTQADINLKVAKSSQVLHFQFREDKQWKLQQIQDARNHVNQALQLLTSRDDTYHFQTGAEVNKLMDAVMLQLTRARNRLTTPASMTLPELATSGLMKMFTPPMPGDVMVNFYINLSKLCLTVYQLHVLPPNTTKNFKPAGSSVLHNPGAMFELNNNRFEVSHVHKVECVVPWLSDTLVFFTISLQLCQQLKDKISVFSSFWNYRPF